A genome region from Flavobacterium sp. CFS9 includes the following:
- the lpxK gene encoding tetraacyldisaccharide 4'-kinase gives MNVLRKILFPFAILYGCVTAVRNFLFDKGILKSTSFDVPVIAVGNLSVGGTGKTPQIEYLIRLLSQKYKVATLSRGYKRKSEGYVLASDNSNAEILGDEPFQFYQKFPNIQVAVDANRRNGITQLLSQKEKPEVILLDDAYQHRKVRAGFYILLSSYDDLYADDFMLPTGNLRESRSGANRANIVIITKCPKELSEGRQEEIRSKLKLKSSQQLYFTFIDYDDFIYSEKEQLAVKDIKSESKLLLAGIAKPTPFFDYLKNEKDDCLTFPDHHHFSDADVFNILDKAGNRKIITTEKDYVRLKDSKLISQLYYLPIKSTFINSSQNFDTAILQYLQKNLEP, from the coding sequence ATGAATGTACTTAGAAAAATACTTTTTCCGTTTGCGATTTTATACGGATGTGTCACTGCAGTGAGAAATTTTCTTTTCGATAAGGGAATTCTGAAATCAACTTCATTTGATGTGCCGGTTATTGCGGTTGGAAATCTTAGTGTTGGCGGAACAGGTAAAACGCCACAAATAGAATATCTTATCCGATTGTTATCTCAGAAATATAAAGTTGCTACTTTAAGCAGGGGGTACAAAAGAAAATCAGAAGGGTATGTATTAGCGAGTGACAATTCTAATGCCGAAATTTTAGGCGATGAACCGTTTCAGTTTTATCAAAAGTTTCCCAATATTCAGGTGGCTGTTGATGCGAACAGAAGAAACGGAATTACACAATTGCTTTCGCAAAAAGAAAAACCCGAAGTGATTTTGTTAGATGATGCCTACCAGCACCGAAAAGTGAGAGCCGGATTTTATATTCTGCTTAGTTCTTATGATGATTTGTATGCGGATGATTTTATGCTGCCTACCGGAAATCTGCGTGAGAGCCGAAGCGGAGCAAATCGTGCAAACATTGTAATTATAACAAAATGTCCAAAAGAACTGTCTGAGGGAAGGCAGGAAGAAATTAGGTCGAAATTGAAGTTAAAGAGCTCTCAGCAGCTGTATTTTACTTTTATTGACTATGATGATTTTATTTATAGTGAAAAAGAGCAGCTTGCGGTAAAAGATATTAAATCAGAATCAAAATTACTTTTAGCCGGTATCGCAAAACCCACACCATTTTTTGATTACTTGAAAAATGAAAAAGATGACTGTTTGACTTTTCCCGATCACCATCATTTTTCCGATGCAGATGTGTTCAATATTCTGGACAAAGCCGGTAATAGAAAAATCATTACTACAGAAAAAGACTATGTTCGATTAAAAGATTCTAAATTGATTTCACAATTGTACTATCTGCCGATAAAAAGTACATTCATCAATAGCAGTCAAAATTTTGACACTGCAATTCTGCAGTACCTACAAAAAAACTTAGAACCTTAG
- a CDS encoding Nif3-like dinuclear metal center hexameric protein, giving the protein MKIKEILAVLEEMAPLAYAEDFDNVGLLVGDTETESTGVLVCHDALETVIEEAIAKNCNLVVCFHPILFSGIKKITGKNYVERAILKAIKNDIAIYAVHTALDNHSQGVNKIFCDALGLINTKVLIPKQSFIQKLVTYTTPDNSEKVRNAMFQAGAGTIGNYDNCSFNTEGFFTFQGNENSNPVIGERGKLHTGTEIKIEVIFEKHLQSKVLKALFASHIYEEVAYEIYDLKNSHQNIGLGMIGEFETEMDEKDFLHSVKDKMIADGIRHSAFLGKKIKKVAVLGGSGSFAIKNAIQAGADAFLTADLKYHQFYEAENRLLLADIGHFESERYTKNYIVDYLRKKILNFAIILSEENTNPVKYL; this is encoded by the coding sequence ATGAAAATCAAAGAAATATTAGCTGTTCTTGAAGAAATGGCTCCTTTGGCTTATGCCGAAGATTTTGACAATGTCGGGCTCTTAGTGGGTGATACCGAGACAGAAAGTACCGGAGTTTTGGTTTGCCACGATGCATTAGAAACTGTAATTGAAGAAGCGATTGCCAAAAACTGTAATCTGGTAGTTTGCTTTCATCCTATTTTATTCTCGGGGATAAAAAAAATAACCGGTAAAAACTATGTGGAGCGTGCCATTTTAAAAGCGATCAAAAACGACATCGCTATTTATGCCGTTCATACTGCATTAGACAACCATTCTCAGGGAGTTAATAAAATATTCTGCGATGCTTTAGGCTTAATCAATACTAAAGTTTTAATACCAAAACAAAGCTTCATTCAAAAGTTGGTTACCTATACTACCCCTGATAATTCAGAAAAAGTTCGCAATGCCATGTTTCAGGCCGGCGCAGGTACGATTGGAAATTATGACAACTGCAGTTTTAATACCGAAGGCTTTTTTACTTTTCAGGGAAATGAAAACAGTAATCCTGTAATTGGTGAAAGAGGAAAACTACATACCGGAACCGAAATCAAAATCGAAGTTATATTTGAAAAACATTTACAGTCTAAAGTTCTAAAAGCTTTATTTGCCAGTCATATTTACGAAGAAGTAGCTTACGAAATTTACGATCTGAAAAATTCTCATCAGAATATTGGTTTGGGAATGATTGGCGAATTTGAAACGGAAATGGATGAAAAAGACTTTTTGCATTCCGTTAAAGACAAAATGATTGCAGACGGAATTCGCCATTCTGCCTTTTTAGGAAAAAAAATAAAGAAAGTCGCTGTTTTAGGAGGCTCAGGAAGTTTTGCCATAAAAAATGCTATTCAGGCGGGAGCAGATGCTTTTTTAACTGCCGATTTAAAATACCACCAATTTTACGAAGCAGAAAACCGACTTCTTTTAGCCGATATTGGTCATTTTGAGAGCGAACGATATACAAAAAACTATATTGTTGATTATCTTCGAAAAAAAATCCTTAATTTTGCCATCATTTTATCAGAAGAAAATACAAATCCAGTTAAGTACTTATAG